A part of Stigmatella erecta genomic DNA contains:
- a CDS encoding transcriptional regulator, with the protein MSEQGPQARTTTVRAALEAALVAAPEAGLTARELSAAVGISEKDVAEHLVHLQKSLQASGGRLEVLPAECLACGFVFRDRKRFTRPGACPQCRATRVDPPAFRAER; encoded by the coding sequence ATGAGCGAGCAGGGCCCCCAGGCACGGACCACCACGGTGCGCGCCGCGCTCGAGGCCGCGCTCGTGGCCGCCCCCGAGGCGGGCCTCACCGCGCGCGAGCTGTCCGCCGCGGTGGGCATCTCCGAGAAGGACGTGGCCGAGCACCTCGTTCACCTGCAGAAGTCCCTCCAGGCCTCCGGGGGACGGCTGGAGGTGCTGCCCGCGGAGTGCCTCGCCTGCGGTTTCGTCTTCCGGGACCGCAAGCGCTTCACCCGCCCGGGCGCCTGCCCCCAGTGCCGCGCCACCCGCGTGGACCCGCCCGCCTTCCGCGCGGAGCGCTGA
- a CDS encoding efflux RND transporter periplasmic adaptor subunit, producing the protein MSSKLAWGGALAVALGVALWAGARASRPPEAPPALTHRDVPAGPARRETQGFVGVAVSESVEIRAPFEGRLEQLTVRPGDAVAAGEELGRLDPRPVQQEATMAEARLAAAEAEVSRVELEAREAGETLARYLRSPAGAFSEQELATARHQEQSARIRLTAAQAQVRERRAVLAQSRQRLEEATLRAPCAGKVVERRVDPGGWVGGGVLLLRLLREGPVQVRFAIPEEALGEVRVGSPVWVELPSLGRTVKGHVREVAPEVDAASRMVFAQAVFEAQGEVEGLVVGTSARVLSPGAQAR; encoded by the coding sequence GTGAGCAGCAAGCTGGCGTGGGGCGGGGCGCTCGCCGTGGCCCTCGGGGTGGCCCTCTGGGCCGGGGCGCGCGCCTCGCGGCCCCCGGAGGCGCCCCCGGCCTTGACGCACCGGGACGTGCCCGCCGGGCCCGCGCGCCGGGAGACGCAAGGCTTCGTGGGCGTGGCCGTCAGCGAGAGCGTGGAGATCCGCGCCCCGTTCGAGGGCCGGCTGGAGCAGCTCACCGTGCGGCCCGGCGACGCGGTGGCGGCGGGGGAGGAGCTGGGGCGGCTCGACCCGCGCCCCGTGCAGCAGGAGGCCACCATGGCGGAGGCGCGGCTGGCGGCGGCCGAGGCGGAGGTGAGCCGGGTGGAGCTGGAGGCCCGCGAGGCGGGAGAGACGCTGGCGCGCTACCTGCGCTCGCCCGCCGGGGCGTTCTCCGAGCAGGAGCTGGCCACAGCGCGCCACCAGGAGCAGAGCGCGCGGATCCGCCTCACCGCGGCCCAGGCGCAGGTGCGCGAGCGGCGGGCGGTGCTGGCCCAGTCCCGCCAGCGGCTGGAGGAGGCGACGCTGCGGGCCCCGTGCGCGGGCAAGGTGGTGGAGCGCCGGGTGGATCCCGGCGGGTGGGTGGGCGGTGGCGTGCTCCTGCTGCGGCTGCTCCGGGAGGGGCCCGTGCAGGTGCGCTTCGCCATTCCCGAGGAGGCGCTGGGCGAGGTGCGCGTGGGCTCGCCCGTGTGGGTGGAGCTGCCGTCGCTGGGGCGCACGGTGAAGGGGCACGTGCGGGAGGTGGCGCCCGAGGTGGATGCGGCCTCGCGCATGGTGTTCGCCCAGGCGGTGTTCGAGGCGCAAGGGGAGGTGGAGGGGCTGGTGGTGGGCACCTCGGCGCGCGTGCTGTCCCCCGGCGCGCAGGCCCGCTGA
- a CDS encoding efflux RND transporter periplasmic adaptor subunit, protein MEDEGAGLFRTEALQHYAQGGERGGLLKLSPQWTGPVFWVLLGACVFALVFSALVHVSEYAEGPAVVQLEGRMDLPSPVRGTVASVEVRSGERVAAGQVLARLGAAAELAELERYEREFEQLLRQRLRSPSDEGVSQALASVRAQRELARARLEQWTVRAPEAGIVSDVRIRRGQHLVEGELVASLMREDSAAVVTAMLPGEYRPLLAVGKPLRLELRGFHHQYQELTIDEVGGELVGPQEVQRALGPTLSASLEVNGAVVLVRSRVASRSFLADGERFPYFDGMLGQADARVRSQPILLMLIPGLRAVWP, encoded by the coding sequence GTGGAGGACGAGGGCGCGGGGCTGTTCAGGACGGAGGCGCTCCAGCACTACGCGCAGGGCGGCGAGCGCGGCGGGCTGTTGAAGCTCTCCCCCCAATGGACGGGCCCGGTGTTCTGGGTGCTGCTCGGGGCGTGCGTCTTCGCGCTCGTCTTCAGTGCCCTCGTCCACGTGTCCGAGTATGCGGAGGGCCCGGCGGTGGTGCAGCTGGAGGGGCGCATGGACCTGCCCTCGCCCGTGCGCGGCACCGTGGCCTCCGTGGAGGTGCGCTCGGGCGAGCGGGTGGCCGCGGGGCAGGTGCTGGCCCGGCTGGGCGCGGCGGCCGAACTGGCCGAGCTGGAGCGCTACGAGCGGGAGTTCGAGCAGCTGTTGCGCCAGCGCCTGCGGTCGCCCTCGGACGAGGGGGTGAGCCAGGCGCTGGCCTCGGTGCGCGCGCAGCGGGAGCTGGCCCGCGCGCGGCTGGAGCAGTGGACGGTGCGCGCGCCCGAGGCGGGCATCGTGAGCGACGTGCGCATCCGCCGCGGGCAGCACCTCGTGGAGGGCGAGCTGGTGGCCTCGCTGATGCGGGAGGACTCCGCCGCGGTGGTGACGGCCATGCTGCCCGGGGAGTACCGGCCGCTGCTCGCCGTGGGCAAGCCGCTGCGCCTGGAGCTGCGCGGCTTCCACCACCAGTACCAGGAGCTCACCATCGATGAGGTGGGCGGCGAGCTGGTGGGCCCCCAGGAGGTGCAGCGGGCCCTGGGCCCCACGCTGTCGGCGAGCCTGGAGGTGAACGGGGCGGTGGTGCTGGTGCGCTCGCGCGTGGCCTCCCGCTCGTTCCTGGCGGATGGCGAGCGCTTCCCGTACTTCGATGGGATGCTGGGCCAGGCGGATGCCCGCGTGCGCTCGCAGCCCATCCTGTTGATGCTCATTCCGGGGCTCCGGGCCGTCTGGCCCTGA
- a CDS encoding peptidase domain-containing ABC transporter has translation MSESSPSLLERFPVLKRLGLEPAGKRIPHVQQVSVSECGAACLAMVLAYFGRDVPMEEVRDVMGVNVNGVSALDILDAAHRYGLRGRGTRLEMEDLEYLPKGSILHWDFRHFVVFEGLRAGHVDIVDPAMGRRAVPLEQFRRHFTGVAVLLEPSESFERAGREARSSWRYVRHLLSHRALLGRILVTSLMVQVFALGPPVLIGLVTDRVIPRGDTALLWVLGAGSVGLLLFQLLTSLVRSHLLLHLRTEFDARVTLGFIEHLMELPYAFFQQRTAGDLSNRLNSNTTVRELLTSGALSGLLDGAMVLGYLGVLLVASPAMCAVALVLGLAQVSIFLVSRRKQRELMARNLETEARSQAYQIEVLAGIETLKATGCEPRALEHWSNLFVDVLNVALERGRLSLLTESFMGTLRLGSPLLILCFGASQVLQGELSLGAMLALNALALGFLGPLSNLVSTVMQFQLLGTYLARIDDVLDTPREQSARVRPCPKLQGGICLEKVSFRYARQGPLIVEDISLDIRPGQLVAIVGRSGSGKSTLARLLLGMYRPDAGRILYDGQDLFELDLRGVRRQLGIVMQNPYVFGSTVRSNIALADPSLTLDAVVEAARLAQLHEEVLAMPMGYESPLVDQGTSLSGGQRQRLALARALVRKPAILLLDEATSALDAITESQVQQALSGLSCTRIVIAHRLSTIMDADLILTLDEGRLAESGRHEELLARGGHYAELVAAQLR, from the coding sequence ATGTCCGAGTCCTCCCCGTCCCTCCTCGAACGGTTCCCGGTGCTGAAGCGGCTGGGCCTGGAGCCCGCCGGGAAGCGCATTCCGCACGTGCAGCAGGTGAGCGTGTCCGAGTGCGGCGCGGCGTGCCTCGCCATGGTGCTGGCCTACTTCGGCCGGGACGTCCCCATGGAGGAGGTGCGCGACGTGATGGGGGTGAACGTCAACGGGGTGAGCGCGCTGGACATCCTCGACGCGGCGCACCGGTATGGCCTGCGGGGCCGGGGCACGCGCCTGGAGATGGAGGACCTGGAGTACCTGCCCAAGGGCTCCATCCTCCACTGGGACTTCCGCCACTTCGTCGTCTTCGAGGGGCTGCGCGCGGGGCACGTGGACATCGTGGACCCGGCCATGGGCCGGCGCGCGGTACCGCTGGAGCAGTTCCGCCGGCACTTCACGGGCGTGGCGGTGCTGCTGGAGCCCTCGGAGTCCTTCGAGCGGGCCGGGCGCGAGGCGCGCTCCTCCTGGCGCTACGTGCGCCACCTGCTGTCGCACCGGGCGCTGCTGGGGCGCATCCTCGTCACCTCGCTCATGGTGCAGGTGTTCGCGCTGGGCCCGCCGGTGCTCATCGGGCTCGTCACGGACCGGGTGATTCCCCGGGGCGACACGGCCCTGCTGTGGGTGCTGGGCGCCGGCTCCGTGGGGCTCCTGCTCTTCCAGCTGCTCACCTCGCTGGTGCGCTCGCACCTGCTCCTGCACCTGCGCACCGAGTTCGATGCGCGGGTGACGCTCGGCTTCATCGAGCACCTGATGGAGCTGCCCTATGCCTTCTTCCAGCAGCGCACCGCCGGAGACCTGAGCAACCGCCTCAACAGCAATACCACCGTGCGCGAGCTGCTCACCTCGGGGGCGCTGTCCGGCCTGCTGGATGGGGCGATGGTGCTGGGGTACCTGGGCGTGCTGCTCGTGGCCAGCCCGGCGATGTGCGCGGTGGCGCTGGTGCTGGGGCTCGCCCAGGTGTCCATCTTCCTCGTCTCCCGCCGCAAGCAGCGCGAGCTGATGGCGCGCAACCTGGAGACGGAGGCGCGCTCGCAGGCGTACCAGATTGAAGTCCTGGCGGGCATCGAGACGCTCAAGGCCACCGGCTGCGAGCCCCGGGCGCTGGAGCACTGGTCCAACCTCTTCGTGGACGTGCTCAACGTGGCACTGGAGCGGGGCCGGCTGTCGCTGCTCACCGAGTCCTTCATGGGCACGCTGCGCCTGGGCTCGCCGCTGCTCATCCTGTGCTTCGGCGCGAGCCAGGTGCTCCAGGGCGAGCTGAGCCTGGGCGCCATGCTGGCGCTCAACGCGCTGGCGCTGGGGTTCCTGGGCCCCCTGTCCAACCTGGTCTCCACGGTGATGCAGTTCCAGCTCCTGGGCACCTACCTGGCGCGCATCGACGATGTGCTCGACACGCCCCGGGAGCAGTCCGCGCGGGTGCGGCCGTGTCCGAAGCTGCAAGGGGGCATCTGCCTGGAGAAGGTGTCCTTCCGCTACGCCCGGCAGGGGCCGCTCATCGTGGAGGACATCTCGCTCGACATCCGCCCCGGCCAGCTCGTGGCCATCGTCGGGCGCTCCGGCTCCGGCAAGTCCACCCTGGCGCGCCTGCTGCTGGGCATGTACCGGCCGGACGCGGGGCGCATCCTCTACGACGGGCAGGACCTGTTCGAGCTGGATTTACGGGGCGTGCGGCGCCAGCTCGGCATCGTCATGCAGAACCCGTACGTGTTCGGCTCCACCGTGCGCTCCAACATCGCCCTGGCGGACCCCAGCCTGACCCTGGACGCGGTGGTGGAGGCGGCCCGGCTGGCGCAGCTCCACGAGGAGGTGCTCGCCATGCCCATGGGCTACGAGTCGCCGCTCGTGGACCAGGGCACCTCGCTGTCCGGCGGGCAGCGGCAGCGGCTGGCGCTGGCGCGGGCGCTGGTGCGCAAGCCCGCCATCCTCCTCTTGGACGAGGCCACGAGCGCCCTGGATGCCATCACCGAGTCCCAGGTGCAGCAGGCGCTCTCGGGCCTGTCCTGCACGCGCATCGTCATTGCCCACCGGCTCAGCACCATCATGGACGCCGACCTCATCCTGACGTTGGACGAGGGCCGGCTGGCCGAGTCCGGCCGCCACGAGGAGCTGCTGGCCCGCGGGGGGCACTACGCCGAGCTGGTGGCGGCCCAACTGCGCTGA
- a CDS encoding polysaccharide deacetylase family protein: MSLLFPVLRRLAGWLAPVTVLSFCACATARPEPLMTPSAAPPPAEAAPPPPLEVALTFDDLPSHGPAFPGVSRMAVIESINATLRKHGVPSAVGYVNGQLVEQQPADRAVLETWLAAGNLLGNHTWSHVDLGKVGLAAYLQDIDRNEPLLRELAGPGTPERAWKTFRYPFLQEGVDAESRTAIRAHLAGKGYRVAQVTIDFGDWAWNEAAARCAAQGKPQLQESLRKGYQKTARSFLRWADAAAQQVFGRRIRHVLLLHAGSFQADTLDALLTSYEKAGVRFITLDAAMEDPIYAEDPGIAQTWGDSFIEQVIQARKPPHPPFPLQPLDLLEAICR; the protein is encoded by the coding sequence ATGTCCTTGCTGTTCCCCGTGCTCCGGCGCCTGGCCGGTTGGCTCGCCCCGGTCACGGTGCTGTCCTTCTGCGCTTGCGCCACCGCGCGCCCGGAACCGCTCATGACGCCCTCCGCCGCCCCGCCCCCGGCCGAAGCCGCGCCCCCGCCTCCCCTGGAGGTGGCGCTGACGTTCGATGATCTGCCCAGCCACGGCCCGGCGTTCCCCGGCGTGTCGCGCATGGCCGTCATCGAGTCCATCAACGCCACGCTGCGCAAGCACGGCGTGCCGTCCGCGGTGGGCTACGTCAACGGCCAGCTCGTGGAGCAGCAGCCTGCGGACCGGGCCGTCCTCGAAACCTGGCTCGCGGCGGGCAACCTGCTGGGCAACCACACCTGGTCCCATGTGGACCTTGGGAAGGTGGGGCTCGCGGCATACCTCCAGGACATCGACCGCAACGAGCCGCTGCTGCGCGAGCTGGCGGGCCCGGGCACCCCGGAGCGCGCGTGGAAGACGTTCCGCTACCCCTTCCTCCAGGAGGGCGTGGACGCGGAGTCGCGCACCGCCATCCGCGCCCACCTCGCCGGCAAGGGCTACCGCGTGGCGCAGGTGACCATCGACTTCGGGGACTGGGCCTGGAACGAGGCCGCCGCCCGCTGCGCGGCCCAGGGCAAGCCCCAGCTTCAAGAGTCGCTGCGCAAGGGCTACCAGAAGACCGCGCGCTCCTTCCTGCGCTGGGCGGACGCCGCCGCGCAGCAGGTGTTCGGCCGCCGCATCCGCCACGTGCTGCTGCTGCACGCGGGCTCCTTCCAGGCCGACACCCTGGACGCGCTGCTCACCAGCTACGAGAAGGCGGGCGTCCGCTTCATCACCCTCGACGCGGCGATGGAGGACCCCATCTACGCCGAGGACCCCGGCATCGCCCAGACGTGGGGCGACAGCTTCATCGAGCAGGTCATCCAGGCGCGCAAGCCGCCGCACCCGCCCTTCCCGCTCCAGCCCCTGGACTTGCTGGAGGCCATCTGCCGCTGA
- a CDS encoding glycosyltransferase family 4 protein: MGVHDKHGLAHCAAMRVALLGFGPHPWPSVERTRRFYERALSARFTLDVVEEGTPVPEGVDAVLSFSGRWGWEERPRVQVPFLFAMHGGPILEQEALASRLGTLDRSDVLLVNCTSDIAIFREVFAGQTPHLCQLPLPGDAALFHPREKTECRELLGIESHELVVGFVGRLVPQKNAHRFLRMLAELRRRLHPRRVAGVVIGNYWVDYPVLNYTPDYPGEVARLISGLQLTDDVFYFPANLADEDLASAYAAMDVLIHPTHSIDENFGYVPVEAMACGVPVVGAAYGGLKDTVVPGETGELMPTWVTRSGLRSDFLHGVDAAERLLKDETLRQRFSEAAVRRARAHYNEETCARVLCEAVEGAVKARREGPARPLVLAPRPPTPEPSGLLPSLPAPWEFYAREVRHYASGPVPVPGPRSRLSLAAPLTEESPGVWRLEDAAWPARFRLDAAGRALAERCREPVTVAGLEREGLWHRERVEDFLQQGLLLCGD; this comes from the coding sequence ATGGGGGTTCACGACAAGCACGGCTTGGCCCACTGTGCGGCCATGCGCGTTGCCCTGCTCGGATTCGGTCCTCACCCCTGGCCCAGCGTGGAGCGGACCCGCCGCTTCTACGAGCGGGCGCTCTCCGCCCGCTTCACCCTGGACGTGGTGGAGGAGGGGACGCCGGTACCCGAGGGCGTGGACGCCGTGCTCTCCTTCTCCGGCCGCTGGGGCTGGGAGGAGCGGCCCCGGGTACAGGTGCCGTTCCTCTTCGCGATGCATGGGGGGCCCATCCTGGAGCAGGAGGCCCTCGCCTCGCGGCTGGGCACGCTGGATCGCTCGGACGTGCTGCTCGTCAACTGCACCTCGGACATCGCCATCTTCCGCGAGGTGTTCGCCGGGCAGACGCCGCACCTGTGCCAGTTGCCCCTGCCGGGCGATGCGGCGCTCTTTCACCCGCGCGAGAAGACGGAGTGCCGCGAGCTGCTCGGCATCGAGTCCCATGAGCTCGTGGTGGGTTTCGTCGGCCGGCTGGTGCCGCAGAAGAACGCGCACCGGTTCCTGCGCATGCTGGCGGAGCTGCGCCGGCGGCTGCACCCGCGCCGGGTGGCCGGCGTGGTGATTGGCAACTACTGGGTGGACTACCCCGTGCTGAACTACACCCCGGACTACCCGGGGGAGGTGGCCCGCCTCATCTCGGGGCTCCAGCTCACCGACGACGTGTTCTACTTCCCGGCCAACCTGGCGGACGAGGACCTGGCCTCGGCGTATGCCGCCATGGATGTCCTCATCCACCCCACGCACTCCATCGACGAGAACTTCGGCTACGTGCCGGTGGAAGCCATGGCCTGCGGGGTGCCCGTGGTGGGCGCGGCGTATGGCGGGCTAAAGGACACCGTCGTCCCGGGGGAGACGGGGGAACTCATGCCCACCTGGGTGACGCGCTCCGGCCTGCGCTCGGACTTCCTGCATGGGGTGGACGCGGCGGAGCGGCTGCTCAAGGACGAGACGCTGCGCCAGCGCTTCTCCGAGGCAGCCGTGAGGCGGGCGCGCGCTCACTATAATGAGGAGACCTGTGCCCGCGTGCTGTGCGAGGCGGTGGAGGGCGCGGTGAAGGCCCGTAGGGAAGGGCCCGCCCGGCCCCTGGTGCTGGCTCCTCGGCCTCCCACGCCGGAGCCCTCGGGCCTGTTGCCGTCCCTGCCGGCGCCCTGGGAGTTCTACGCCCGCGAGGTGCGCCACTACGCGAGCGGCCCCGTGCCGGTGCCGGGGCCCCGCTCCCGCCTGTCCCTGGCGGCCCCGCTCACCGAGGAGTCCCCGGGGGTGTGGCGGCTGGAGGACGCGGCGTGGCCCGCGCGCTTCCGGCTGGATGCGGCCGGGAGGGCCCTGGCCGAGCGCTGCCGCGAGCCCGTCACCGTGGCGGGGCTGGAGCGCGAGGGGCTCTGGCACCGCGAGCGGGTGGAGGATTTCCTCCAGCAGGGGCTGCTCCTGTGCGGAGATTGA
- a CDS encoding glycosyltransferase family 2 protein, whose product MSARPELSIIIPWKDRPELGITLRRNRRVFVANGYEVLVVSCGGAPKPFRELLSAHRFPGLRGVELPDTMFNKGLALNIGASLAQAERLFFLDADIVLRGDFLGESMKRLGTKYFLTVDRVFESEKPETERSSYLRELSYAMSFVDNKGRTAHVETNHLNLRDGSRSGPGMVLLRRKHFEAVNGMNSDLFGWGWEDLDLLVRLQLELGLSQRKHGNIVHLSHGDDRRDLGGESRGISEHRNLARCLENYQRGHYWGTRVDDVQTWEGRAVRVEPEPRKRGGKPLTPAA is encoded by the coding sequence GTGAGCGCCCGTCCCGAACTGTCCATCATCATCCCCTGGAAAGACCGTCCCGAGCTGGGCATCACCCTGCGGCGCAACCGCCGCGTCTTCGTGGCGAATGGCTACGAGGTGCTGGTGGTGAGCTGCGGCGGCGCCCCGAAGCCCTTCCGGGAGCTGCTCAGCGCGCACCGCTTTCCGGGCCTGCGCGGCGTGGAGCTGCCGGACACCATGTTCAACAAGGGGCTGGCGCTCAACATCGGAGCGTCCCTGGCCCAGGCCGAGCGCCTCTTCTTCCTCGATGCGGACATCGTGCTGCGCGGCGACTTCCTGGGTGAGTCCATGAAGCGCCTGGGCACGAAGTACTTCCTCACCGTGGACCGCGTCTTCGAGTCCGAGAAGCCGGAGACCGAGCGCAGCTCGTACCTGCGCGAGCTGTCCTACGCGATGAGCTTCGTGGACAACAAGGGCCGCACCGCCCACGTGGAGACCAACCACCTGAACCTGCGCGACGGCAGCCGCAGCGGCCCCGGCATGGTGCTGCTGCGCCGCAAGCACTTCGAGGCGGTGAACGGGATGAACTCGGACCTGTTCGGCTGGGGCTGGGAGGACCTGGACCTGCTCGTGCGCCTGCAATTGGAGCTGGGCCTGTCGCAGCGCAAGCACGGCAACATCGTCCACCTCTCCCACGGGGACGACCGGAGAGACCTCGGCGGCGAGAGCCGGGGCATCAGCGAGCACCGCAACCTCGCCCGCTGCCTGGAGAACTACCAGCGCGGCCACTACTGGGGCACGCGCGTGGACGACGTGCAGACGTGGGAAGGGCGCGCCGTCCGGGTCGAGCCCGAGCCCCGCAAGCGGGGCGGCAAGCCCCTCACGCCGGCCGCGTAG